A genomic region of Xanthomonas fragariae contains the following coding sequences:
- a CDS encoding TonB-dependent receptor family protein gives MSTLRFQALAIAIAAATATMPLSAFAVDTPDADTTDGTTPILRLDAIQVEGSLLGRSSPDDVQRYAGSRQVIDREQLRNGGNRSLDDALQRVPGIKIFDETGTGALPQLMLRGLYESRSGRVQVLEDGIALALASYGQTSLSLFPVGLNQIDRIDIVRGGAAVQYGPNNVGGVINLISKQIPSEWSTTLAHKITAGGQGHFLQDSALSSGGYLANNFGMQVDANRTDGAYWRAHSDTDISNLRVRAEWWLDGTKLLKASVQRYLVDMDLAGALSPDAYRGDPRQSTRPLDSFNGRTTRASLGYEQLLGDWGPMKDVRLNWTTFSARSSRNFIVGMRQAATETWRSDLPPQLRQTAPRNFRVVGSEPQLTWSMGDAGGVRQQWSAGARAVREDIDFLVGNLRLRDGLFTTVRDWRFEDRALAAYVSNAITLPDERVTITPGLRYERLDSHYFNRATGVRTLNQTRDVLPGLTVGFQADEHWFFYADGQRSMRAPQVTQIIFGNNLDAELAWNYEAGARYQPNDRTRIQLGAYLIDFNQQIQLDNTTRAFGNLGKTRHQGGELELQWSPEQLRALTLNAGYAYLDASQESGAFRGLRVPYTSRNQITLSGNYVFGRTTVALSSDYFSKVYSDAANTVQENAIASVGELPSYWVWNTQVSHILLERNGQKFSASLAINNLFDRQYWFRGVDTSPWGRQAAPARTFTAGLEYTF, from the coding sequence ATGTCGACGTTGCGTTTCCAAGCCCTGGCCATCGCCATCGCTGCGGCCACTGCAACCATGCCGCTGTCGGCGTTCGCAGTCGATACGCCGGATGCCGATACCACTGATGGCACCACGCCGATCCTTAGGCTGGACGCGATCCAGGTAGAAGGCAGCCTGCTCGGTCGCTCCAGCCCTGACGATGTGCAGCGTTATGCCGGTAGCCGCCAGGTGATCGATCGCGAACAACTGCGCAACGGTGGCAACCGTTCGCTGGACGATGCGTTGCAGCGCGTGCCGGGCATCAAGATCTTCGATGAGACCGGTACCGGCGCGCTGCCGCAGCTGATGCTGCGTGGTCTGTACGAAAGCCGCAGCGGCCGTGTGCAGGTGCTGGAAGACGGCATTGCGCTTGCATTGGCATCTTACGGGCAGACCAGCTTGTCGCTGTTTCCGGTGGGTCTGAATCAGATCGATCGCATCGACATCGTGCGCGGCGGCGCGGCCGTGCAGTACGGGCCGAACAACGTTGGCGGGGTGATCAATCTGATCAGCAAGCAGATCCCCAGCGAATGGAGCACCACGCTGGCGCACAAGATCACCGCAGGCGGCCAGGGCCATTTTCTGCAGGACAGCGCGCTCAGTAGCGGCGGCTATCTCGCCAACAACTTCGGCATGCAGGTCGATGCTAATCGCACCGACGGCGCGTATTGGCGCGCGCATAGCGATACCGACATCAGCAATCTGCGCGTGCGTGCCGAATGGTGGCTGGACGGCACCAAATTGCTGAAGGCTAGCGTGCAGCGCTATCTGGTCGACATGGATCTGGCCGGTGCGTTGAGCCCTGACGCCTACCGTGGCGACCCGCGCCAGTCCACGCGCCCGCTGGACAGCTTCAACGGCCGCACCACGCGTGCGTCGCTGGGCTACGAACAGTTGCTGGGCGATTGGGGTCCGATGAAGGATGTGCGCCTGAACTGGACCACTTTCAGCGCGCGTAGCAGCCGCAATTTCATCGTCGGCATGCGTCAGGCAGCCACCGAAACCTGGCGCTCGGATCTGCCGCCGCAACTGCGCCAGACCGCACCGCGCAACTTCCGTGTAGTCGGCAGCGAACCGCAGCTAACCTGGAGCATGGGCGATGCCGGTGGCGTGCGTCAGCAGTGGAGTGCCGGTGCGCGTGCGGTGCGTGAGGACATCGATTTTCTGGTCGGCAACCTGCGTCTGCGCGATGGGTTATTCACCACCGTGCGCGACTGGCGGTTCGAAGACCGCGCACTGGCGGCCTATGTCAGCAACGCGATCACGCTGCCCGACGAACGCGTGACCATCACCCCGGGCCTGCGTTACGAACGCTTGGATTCGCACTATTTCAATCGTGCCACCGGCGTGCGCACGCTCAACCAGACCCGCGATGTATTGCCGGGTTTGACAGTCGGGTTTCAAGCCGACGAACACTGGTTTTTCTATGCGGATGGGCAGCGTTCGATGCGCGCGCCACAGGTCACCCAGATCATCTTCGGCAACAATCTGGATGCCGAACTGGCCTGGAATTACGAAGCCGGCGCGCGTTATCAGCCCAACGATCGCACCCGCATCCAGCTCGGTGCGTATCTGATCGATTTCAATCAGCAGATCCAGCTGGACAACACCACGCGCGCATTCGGCAATCTCGGCAAGACCCGTCATCAAGGCGGCGAGCTGGAACTGCAGTGGAGCCCGGAGCAGCTACGCGCACTGACGCTCAACGCCGGCTACGCCTATCTGGATGCCAGCCAGGAATCGGGCGCCTTCCGCGGCTTGCGCGTGCCCTACACCTCGCGCAATCAGATCACCCTGAGCGGCAATTACGTGTTCGGTCGCACCACTGTCGCACTGTCGAGCGACTACTTCAGCAAGGTCTACAGCGATGCGGCCAACACCGTGCAAGAAAACGCCATCGCCTCGGTCGGTGAATTGCCGTCGTACTGGGTGTGGAACACACAGGTGAGCCATATCTTGTTGGAACGCAACGGACAAAAGTTCAGCGCATCGCTGGCGATCAATAATCTGTTCGATCGGCAGTACTGGTTCCGCGGTGTGGATACCAGCCCGTGGGGACGTCAGGCCGCACCTGCGCGCACGTTCACAGCAGGGCTGGAATACACGTTCTGA
- a CDS encoding HpcH/HpaI aldolase family protein produces the protein MAFAVGVLNAVPSVQVCELLGRIGYGFVVIDLEHVLRAPDALEHAIRACELSGCEAWVRVPEVDEKLIGRVLDAGARGIVIPRSESAAQLANAIAAARFPPLGRRGITGGRVTGFGDVDLPTYIAQANRDIRIVPMIESAAGIAALPKMLAVPGVALVMEGALDLALDLGLGPHPTHPQVWELLLQLHAQCRAADVPFCPNPRTDAQRAHWLRQPELRWLLAGEDRALIQRALRSHLATFAAPTSLPARRSTP, from the coding sequence ATGGCGTTCGCGGTTGGCGTTCTCAATGCAGTCCCAAGCGTGCAGGTCTGCGAGCTGTTGGGCCGCATCGGCTATGGCTTTGTGGTGATCGATCTGGAGCATGTGCTGCGTGCGCCAGACGCGCTGGAACACGCCATCCGCGCGTGCGAGCTCTCCGGCTGCGAGGCCTGGGTGCGTGTGCCTGAGGTGGACGAAAAGCTGATCGGCCGCGTACTCGATGCTGGTGCGCGTGGGATCGTGATTCCGCGTAGCGAATCGGCGGCGCAACTCGCTAACGCCATCGCCGCCGCACGCTTCCCGCCGCTGGGCCGGCGTGGAATCACCGGTGGCCGCGTCACTGGCTTCGGCGACGTCGATCTGCCCACTTATATCGCACAGGCAAATCGCGATATCCGCATCGTGCCGATGATCGAAAGCGCAGCCGGCATTGCCGCATTGCCCAAAATGCTTGCGGTGCCCGGCGTGGCGCTGGTGATGGAAGGCGCGTTGGATCTTGCGCTGGACCTGGGCCTTGGACCGCACCCCACCCATCCGCAGGTGTGGGAACTACTGCTGCAACTACATGCGCAATGCCGTGCCGCCGATGTGCCGTTCTGCCCTAACCCGCGCACCGATGCGCAGCGTGCGCACTGGCTGCGACAGCCGGAGCTGCGCTGGCTGCTCGCCGGGGAAGATCGTGCCTTAATTCAACGCGCACTGCGCAGCCACTTGGCCACGTTTGCCGCGCCCACGTCACTCCCCGCCCGCAGGAGCACGCCGTAG
- a CDS encoding H-NS family nucleoid-associated regulatory protein codes for MIEELCKLEGQENKLRQDQAVEAFNEVVKLLGNFAKHFNTQQRSEIAGFDIHGAAEPKRAAPSKKGGRPKYWLPHTQETWPGRGRTPKPFTIWQGSASYKEWKAKHPDEKFPAFPG; via the coding sequence TTGATTGAAGAGCTTTGCAAATTGGAAGGGCAAGAAAACAAATTGCGGCAAGATCAGGCTGTCGAAGCTTTCAATGAGGTGGTCAAGCTACTTGGAAATTTTGCCAAGCACTTCAATACTCAGCAGCGTTCGGAAATTGCGGGCTTTGACATTCACGGAGCGGCAGAGCCCAAGAGGGCAGCTCCTTCAAAGAAGGGGGGGCGCCCCAAATACTGGCTGCCTCATACGCAAGAGACTTGGCCGGGTCGCGGCCGAACGCCTAAGCCCTTCACCATTTGGCAGGGCAGTGCTTCTTACAAAGAGTGGAAAGCCAAGCACCCGGATGAGAAGTTTCCGGCTTTCCCAGGCTGA
- a CDS encoding AraC family transcriptional regulator, with amino-acid sequence MKSIDPADLEALFDAVPDVLLFVKDREGRYTHVNQTMLRRLGLKSRKELIGKRVAEVYPSGLGANYANQDEQVLAGAVIDNVLELHLFANREPGWCLTCKRPLLVDNKVQGIIGISRDLGPQDGHESHYEKLRLALAYLNANYAQNVRMQALVEITGFSMSKLQRSFRKVFQLTPQQVLAKLRLQMAMHLLHGSKSVTEIGHACGFSDQSAFTRQFKAAAGMTPREYRMLVNTVQLPVEAS; translated from the coding sequence ATGAAGAGCATCGATCCTGCCGATCTGGAAGCGTTGTTCGATGCCGTGCCGGACGTATTGCTCTTCGTCAAGGATCGCGAGGGCCGCTACACCCACGTCAACCAGACCATGCTGCGACGCCTGGGGCTGAAGTCGCGCAAGGAACTGATCGGCAAGCGCGTGGCCGAGGTGTATCCGAGCGGCTTGGGCGCCAACTACGCCAATCAGGATGAGCAGGTGCTGGCTGGTGCAGTCATCGACAACGTGCTGGAGCTGCACCTGTTCGCCAACCGCGAACCGGGCTGGTGTCTCACCTGCAAACGGCCGCTGCTGGTAGATAACAAGGTGCAGGGCATCATCGGCATTTCGCGCGATCTGGGGCCGCAGGACGGGCACGAATCGCATTACGAAAAACTGCGGCTTGCGCTGGCCTACCTCAACGCCAATTACGCGCAGAACGTGCGTATGCAGGCGCTGGTAGAGATCACCGGTTTTTCGATGTCCAAGCTGCAGCGCTCGTTTCGCAAAGTGTTCCAGCTCACTCCGCAACAAGTGCTGGCCAAGCTGCGTCTGCAGATGGCGATGCATCTATTGCACGGAAGCAAGAGCGTGACCGAAATTGGACATGCCTGCGGTTTCAGCGATCAAAGCGCGTTTACGCGGCAGTTCAAGGCTGCGGCGGGGATGACGCCGCGTGAGTACCGCATGTTGGTCAATACGGTGCAGCTGCCCGTAGAAGCTTCTTAG
- a CDS encoding IS5 family transposase, whose product MKPRKPYSTDISDEEWAFAAPYLTLMDVQAPQRKYELRAMFNALRWIARAGAPWRLLPNDFPPWEAVYQQTQRWLQAGCFEAMVSDLRSLLRVAQGKKGQPSAVIFDARTLQSTCESGPRAGYDGYKRKKGSKVHMAVDTLGHLLAVQVTPANEQERAQVRSLAQEVQHVTGETVKIAFVDQGYTGQEPAQAATEEGIELQVIKLQEAKKGFVLLPRRWVVERSFGWANRFRRLARDYERLPETLAGLHFVVFTILMLGNAATLFQSS is encoded by the coding sequence ATGAAGCCTCGTAAGCCTTATTCCACCGATATTTCCGACGAAGAATGGGCCTTTGCGGCTCCCTATTTGACGCTGATGGACGTGCAGGCACCGCAGCGCAAGTATGAGCTACGCGCGATGTTCAACGCACTGCGGTGGATCGCGCGCGCCGGCGCACCATGGCGATTGCTTCCCAACGATTTTCCGCCCTGGGAAGCGGTGTATCAGCAAACACAGCGCTGGCTGCAAGCGGGCTGCTTTGAGGCCATGGTCAGTGATCTGCGCTCACTCTTGCGTGTGGCGCAAGGGAAAAAAGGCCAGCCGAGCGCGGTCATTTTCGATGCTCGCACGCTGCAGTCCACCTGCGAAAGCGGGCCGCGTGCTGGATACGATGGCTATAAACGCAAGAAAGGCAGCAAGGTACACATGGCCGTCGATACGCTTGGACATCTGCTCGCTGTCCAGGTGACGCCGGCTAATGAGCAGGAGCGCGCGCAAGTCCGATCGTTGGCACAAGAGGTACAACACGTGACCGGTGAAACGGTCAAGATCGCCTTTGTTGATCAGGGCTACACCGGTCAAGAACCGGCGCAGGCGGCCACGGAAGAAGGCATTGAGTTGCAAGTGATCAAGCTGCAAGAAGCGAAAAAAGGCTTTGTCTTGCTGCCGCGCCGTTGGGTTGTCGAGCGCAGCTTCGGATGGGCCAATCGTTTCAGACGGCTGGCACGCGACTACGAGCGATTGCCGGAAACCTTGGCCGGTTTGCACTTCGTCGTCTTCACGATCCTGATGCTTGGAAATGCAGCCACCCTCTTTCAAAGTTCATAA
- a CDS encoding catalase — translation MPKSPSKPEQLSAIAAASATSDVLRGSGDELHQKAGRTHRQLTTNQGIAVDDNQNSLRATPRGPTLLEDFILREKITHFDHERIPERIVHARGSAAHGYFELTKSLSQYTTAKIFTEVGEKTPLFTRFSTVAGGAGSVDTPRDVRGFAVKFYTKEGNWDLVGNNIPVFFIQDAIKFPDLIHAVKMEPDRGFPQAASAHDTFWDFISLTPESMHMVMWAMSDRTIPRSLRMIEGFGVHSFRFLNENGESTFVKFHWRPKLGLQSTIWDEAVKIAGADQDFHRRDLFEAIQRGNFPEWELGVQLFTEAHADAFPFDHLDSTKVIPEELIPLQIVGRMVLDRWPDNFFAETEQVAYCAANIVPGIDFSNDPLLQGRLFSYLDTQLSRLGGPNFHQIPINAPKCPFANNQRDGHMQMGVPKGRVAYEPSSLQADTPREALRGFRSHATPAEDGAKGRVRAESFADHYSQARLFYRSQTAPEQAHIASALVFELSKVETAHVREAIVGHLRHIDPALAQRVADGMGMTTLPPAPPAAVAPTDMPLSPALQLIGKMKDTLQGRTVGILIHDGSDAAAIKAIRKAAEAEGATVKIVAPKLGGAKLSDGKQLAADGQLAGTPSVVFDAVAVLLSSEAATLLTRESAALDFVSHAWAHLKAIAFDDGAQLLLNAGNVGKDAGVIPAADTKAFIAAAKTRQWAREPKVRMLA, via the coding sequence ATGCCCAAGTCCCCCAGCAAACCCGAGCAACTGTCTGCCATCGCCGCGGCAAGCGCCACCTCCGATGTGTTGCGCGGTAGCGGCGATGAGTTGCACCAAAAGGCAGGCCGAACGCATCGGCAACTGACCACCAACCAAGGCATTGCGGTTGACGACAATCAGAACTCGCTACGCGCCACGCCGCGCGGCCCGACGTTGCTGGAAGACTTCATCCTGCGCGAGAAGATCACCCACTTCGATCACGAACGTATCCCCGAGCGCATCGTGCATGCGCGCGGCAGTGCAGCGCACGGCTACTTCGAACTGACAAAATCGTTGAGCCAGTACACCACCGCCAAGATCTTTACCGAGGTCGGCGAAAAAACCCCGCTATTTACCCGCTTCTCCACTGTCGCAGGCGGTGCCGGCTCGGTGGATACGCCGCGCGATGTGCGCGGATTCGCGGTGAAGTTCTATACCAAGGAAGGTAATTGGGATCTGGTAGGCAACAACATCCCGGTATTCTTCATCCAGGATGCGATCAAGTTTCCCGACCTCATTCATGCGGTGAAGATGGAGCCGGACCGCGGCTTTCCGCAAGCGGCCAGCGCACACGACACGTTCTGGGATTTCATTTCGCTAACGCCCGAGTCGATGCATATGGTGATGTGGGCGATGAGCGATCGCACCATCCCGCGCTCGCTGCGCATGATCGAAGGCTTCGGCGTTCACAGCTTCCGTTTCCTCAACGAGAACGGCGAGAGCACCTTCGTCAAATTCCATTGGCGCCCCAAGCTCGGCTTGCAGTCCACCATCTGGGACGAAGCAGTGAAGATTGCCGGTGCCGATCAGGACTTTCATCGCCGCGATCTATTCGAAGCAATCCAGCGCGGCAACTTCCCGGAATGGGAGCTCGGCGTGCAGTTGTTTACCGAAGCGCATGCCGACGCATTCCCCTTCGACCATCTGGATTCGACCAAGGTCATTCCCGAAGAACTGATACCGCTGCAGATCGTCGGCCGCATGGTACTGGACCGCTGGCCGGATAATTTCTTCGCAGAGACCGAACAGGTCGCCTACTGCGCAGCCAACATCGTGCCCGGCATCGACTTCAGCAACGATCCGCTGCTGCAGGGCCGCCTGTTCTCGTATCTGGATACGCAGCTAAGCCGTCTGGGCGGGCCGAATTTCCATCAGATCCCGATCAATGCACCCAAGTGTCCGTTTGCCAACAATCAGCGCGACGGTCATATGCAGATGGGTGTGCCCAAGGGCCGTGTCGCTTACGAACCTAGCTCACTACAAGCCGATACGCCGCGTGAGGCGCTGCGTGGATTCCGCAGCCATGCAACGCCGGCCGAAGACGGCGCAAAGGGCCGCGTGCGCGCGGAAAGCTTTGCCGATCACTACAGCCAGGCACGGCTGTTCTACCGTAGCCAGACCGCACCGGAACAGGCGCACATCGCATCGGCGCTGGTGTTCGAATTGTCGAAGGTAGAAACCGCACACGTGCGCGAGGCCATCGTCGGCCACCTGCGTCATATCGACCCGGCACTGGCACAGCGCGTGGCCGATGGCATGGGCATGACCACCTTGCCGCCGGCACCACCGGCAGCAGTGGCGCCCACCGACATGCCGTTGTCGCCAGCCTTGCAGCTGATCGGCAAGATGAAAGACACACTTCAGGGACGCACGGTCGGCATTCTGATTCACGATGGCTCCGATGCAGCTGCGATCAAGGCGATTCGCAAAGCGGCAGAAGCTGAGGGCGCTACCGTCAAAATCGTCGCGCCCAAGCTCGGTGGTGCCAAGCTCAGCGACGGCAAACAGCTGGCAGCCGATGGTCAGTTGGCAGGCACACCATCGGTCGTCTTCGATGCAGTGGCGGTACTGCTGTCTTCGGAAGCGGCGACATTGCTGACGCGCGAATCGGCTGCACTGGATTTCGTCAGTCACGCCTGGGCGCATCTGAAGGCGATCGCCTTCGACGATGGCGCGCAGCTGCTGCTGAACGCCGGTAACGTCGGTAAGGACGCCGGCGTGATCCCGGCAGCCGATACCAAGGCGTTTATCGCCGCGGCCAAAACCCGCCAGTGGGCACGCGAGCCGAAGGTGCGCATGCTGGCGTAA
- the gcvP gene encoding aminomethyl-transferring glycine dehydrogenase: MPAMSQTSSSLRDLEHHNAFVERHIGPSDAEIAQMLSVVGHASLDALTDAIVPGNIKSPATLALPDAITEEAALAKIAAIASKNQVQRTFIGQGYYGTHTPKVILRNILENPAWYTAYTPYQAEISQGRMEALINFQTLCADLTGMQIANASLLDEATAAAEAMTLAKRSARSKSETFFVHDAVHPQTLELLRTRSEPLGIVLRVGTPEEALQAECFGVLLQYPDSFGNIGDHAALADTVHAQGGLVAVATDLLALTLIAAPGEWGADIVVGNAQRFGVPFGFGGPHAAFMACRDAYKRSMPGRLIGVSIDAAGNPAYRLTLQTREQHIRREKATSNICTAQVLLAVMASMYAVYHGPDGLTRIARRTHRLAAILAAALRHAGVKVGEHFFDTLHVKAIDAEAIHAKARAAGINLRAIDSEAVGISLDETTTRADVVALAALFGVQLDDAQAGASVAGGRMPGVTIDALDAATTDALPQGLLRTSAFLRHPVFNTHHSEHELLRYMRSLADKDLAMDRTMIPLGSCTMKLNATAEMIPVTWPEFGAIHPLAPAEQSAGYAQLIDELEAMLVECTGYDAVSLQPNSGAQGEYAGLLAIRAYHRSRGQARRDICLIPESAHGTNPASAQMCGMTVVVTKCDANGNVDVEDIRAKAEKYSERLAALMITYPSTHGVFEEDVVAICEAVHAHGGQVYTDGANMNALVGVAKPGKWGSDVSHLNLHKTFCIPHGGGGPGVGPCAVKSHLAPFLPRTLGSEGDVGMVSAASYGSASILPISWMYVTMMGSAGLRKATQVALLNANYIAKHLAPHYKTLYTGRNGLVAHECILDIRPLEKTSGIGAEDIAKRLIDFGFHAPTLSFPVAGTLMVEPTESESQHELDRFIDAMIQVREEIRAIEDGRLDRQDNPLKHAPHTATQVSANEWPHAYPRELAAFPLLSLKQHKYWPPVARVDNVYGDKNVMCTCIPVDAYKGDVEA; this comes from the coding sequence ATGCCCGCCATGTCCCAGACTTCCTCTTCCCTGCGCGACCTCGAACACCACAACGCGTTCGTCGAACGCCATATCGGCCCAAGCGACGCGGAAATCGCGCAGATGCTGAGCGTGGTCGGCCACGCCTCATTGGATGCGCTGACCGACGCCATCGTGCCCGGCAACATCAAGTCGCCGGCTACGCTGGCGTTGCCCGACGCGATCACCGAAGAAGCGGCGCTGGCCAAGATTGCCGCCATCGCCAGCAAGAACCAGGTGCAGCGGACGTTTATCGGCCAGGGCTATTACGGCACCCATACGCCGAAGGTGATCCTGCGCAACATTCTGGAAAACCCGGCCTGGTACACCGCCTACACGCCATACCAGGCAGAAATTTCGCAGGGCCGCATGGAAGCGCTGATCAACTTCCAGACCTTGTGCGCCGACCTGACCGGCATGCAGATCGCCAACGCCTCGTTGCTGGACGAAGCCACCGCCGCGGCCGAAGCGATGACGCTGGCCAAGCGTTCGGCCAGGTCGAAGTCCGAGACGTTCTTCGTGCACGACGCGGTGCATCCGCAGACGCTGGAACTGCTGCGCACCCGCAGCGAGCCGCTGGGCATCGTGCTGCGCGTGGGCACGCCGGAAGAAGCGTTGCAGGCTGAGTGCTTTGGCGTGCTGCTGCAGTATCCCGATAGCTTCGGAAACATCGGCGACCACGCCGCACTTGCCGATACGGTGCATGCGCAAGGCGGCCTGGTCGCGGTGGCCACCGATCTGCTCGCACTGACCCTGATCGCTGCACCTGGAGAATGGGGCGCAGATATCGTGGTCGGCAATGCGCAGCGCTTTGGCGTGCCGTTCGGTTTCGGCGGTCCGCATGCGGCCTTCATGGCCTGCCGCGATGCCTACAAGCGCTCGATGCCGGGCCGTCTGATCGGCGTGTCGATCGATGCCGCCGGCAATCCGGCCTATCGCCTCACCTTGCAAACGCGCGAACAACATATCCGCCGCGAAAAGGCGACCTCCAACATCTGTACAGCGCAGGTGCTGCTGGCGGTAATGGCCTCGATGTATGCGGTCTACCACGGCCCCGACGGCCTGACCCGCATCGCGCGACGCACGCATCGTCTGGCCGCGATTTTGGCCGCCGCACTGCGTCATGCCGGTGTCAAGGTGGGCGAGCATTTCTTCGACACGCTGCATGTCAAGGCGATCGATGCCGAGGCGATTCACGCCAAGGCGCGTGCCGCCGGCATCAACCTGCGTGCAATCGACAGCGAAGCGGTCGGCATCAGCCTGGATGAAACCACCACCCGCGCCGATGTGGTTGCGCTGGCTGCATTGTTCGGCGTGCAGCTGGACGATGCACAAGCAGGTGCGAGTGTCGCGGGAGGCAGGATGCCGGGAGTGACCATCGATGCGCTCGACGCCGCCACCACCGATGCCTTGCCGCAAGGTCTGCTGCGCACCAGCGCGTTCCTGAGGCACCCGGTGTTCAATACCCACCACAGCGAGCACGAACTGCTGCGCTATATGCGCTCGCTGGCCGACAAGGATCTGGCGATGGATCGCACCATGATCCCGCTCGGCAGCTGCACCATGAAGCTCAATGCCACCGCCGAAATGATCCCGGTCACCTGGCCCGAGTTCGGCGCGATCCATCCGCTGGCACCGGCCGAACAGTCGGCCGGCTACGCGCAGTTGATCGACGAACTGGAAGCGATGCTGGTCGAGTGCACCGGCTACGATGCGGTGAGCCTGCAACCCAATTCCGGCGCGCAGGGCGAATATGCCGGCTTGCTGGCGATTCGCGCCTATCACCGCTCGCGGGGCCAAGCGCGCCGCGATATCTGCCTGATTCCCGAATCCGCGCACGGCACCAACCCGGCCTCCGCGCAGATGTGCGGCATGACCGTAGTGGTCACCAAGTGCGATGCCAACGGCAACGTCGATGTCGAAGACATTCGCGCCAAGGCAGAAAAATATTCCGAGCGTCTGGCTGCGCTGATGATCACCTACCCGTCCACGCATGGCGTGTTTGAAGAAGACGTGGTGGCGATCTGCGAAGCCGTGCATGCGCATGGCGGCCAGGTCTACACCGACGGCGCCAACATGAACGCACTGGTCGGCGTGGCCAAGCCCGGCAAGTGGGGCTCGGACGTGTCGCATCTCAATCTGCACAAGACCTTCTGCATTCCGCATGGCGGCGGTGGCCCAGGAGTGGGGCCATGTGCGGTGAAGTCGCATCTGGCGCCCTTCCTTCCCAGAACTTTGGGGAGCGAAGGCGACGTCGGCATGGTAAGCGCAGCCAGCTATGGCTCGGCCTCGATCCTGCCAATCAGCTGGATGTACGTGACCATGATGGGCAGCGCCGGGCTGCGCAAGGCGACCCAGGTAGCGCTGCTCAACGCTAACTACATCGCCAAGCATCTAGCGCCGCATTACAAGACGCTATACACCGGCCGTAATGGCTTGGTAGCGCACGAGTGCATCCTCGATATCCGCCCGCTGGAAAAGACCAGCGGCATCGGTGCCGAGGATATCGCCAAGCGTTTGATCGACTTCGGCTTCCACGCGCCGACGTTGAGCTTCCCGGTGGCCGGCACGCTGATGGTCGAACCGACCGAAAGCGAATCGCAGCACGAACTGGACCGCTTCATCGACGCGATGATCCAGGTCCGCGAAGAAATCCGCGCGATCGAAGACGGCCGCCTGGACCGCCAAGACAACCCGCTCAAGCACGCACCGCACACCGCAACGCAAGTGTCGGCCAATGAGTGGCCCCACGCCTACCCGCGCGAACTGGCTGCCTTCCCGCTGCTCAGCCTCAAGCAGCACAAGTACTGGCCGCCGGTGGCACGCGTGGACAACGTCTACGGCGACAAGAACGTGATGTGCACCTGTATCCCGGTCGATGCGTATAAGGGCGACGTAGAGGCGTAA